In Festucalex cinctus isolate MCC-2025b chromosome 5, RoL_Fcin_1.0, whole genome shotgun sequence, a single genomic region encodes these proteins:
- the b3galt8 gene encoding beta-1,3-galactosyltransferase 2, translated as MIVPFLRSVKRLTLSVLVVIVLSAVYVGRNVSVKQLTTPRPLPVEEYRLLSPETYTYIFNQPDACMKRSPFLVFVVPVAPLDLSARDAIRETWGSAGQGTMTLFYMGVPEKGQVRSIQDMLEEESKKHSDVIQMNFLDSYKNLTIKSMMIMNWLATYCPSATYAMKVDTDIFVNVFYLLRLLSSAPRRDYITGSVITDGKPKRGLNSKWHLPDQLYPDDSFPAYVSGAGYVFSIDMAAKVSWASRFVRKIPLEDVYVGLCLRVLGVRPVYARSWLEFRNLFEIRDLDYDRCTFARLVLAHGFQPSRLRQVWQDFSLGYKSCWLNWPFNK; from the coding sequence ATGATTGTGCCTTTCCTCAGGTCAGTAAAGCGCCTCACTCTCAGCGTTTTAGTCGTGATTGTGCTGTCTGCTGTCTACGTCGGTAGAAATGTGTCTGTTAAGCAACTTACGACACCAAGACCCCTTCCTGTGGAAGAGTACAGGCTCCTGTCTCCTGAAACGTACACATATATTTTCAACCAGCCTGACGCTTGTATGAAGAGAAGTCCCTTCCTGGTGTTTGTGGTCCCAGTGGCACCTCTTGATTTGTCAGCAAGGGATGCCATAAGAGAAACGTGGGGTTCTGCAGGTCAGGGTACTATGACGCTGTTTTACATGGGCGTGCCCGAGAAGGGGCAGGTGAGAAGCATCCAGGACATGCTGGAGGAGGAGAGCAAAAAGCACTCGGATGTCATCCAAATGAACTTCTTGGACAGTTACAAGAATCTCACCATCAAAAGCATGATGATCATGAACTGGCTGGCGACCTACTGCCCCTCTGCCACTTATGCCATGAAGGTGGATACCGACATATTTGTGAACGTATTCTACCTCCTCAGATTGCTCAGCAGCGCGCCCAGGAGAGATTACATTACGGGATCAGTAATAACCGACGGCAAGCCGAAGAGAGgcctcaacagcaagtggcacctTCCAGATCAGCTGTACCCCGATGACAGCTTCCCTGCATATGTGTCAGGTGCCGGCTACGTCTTCTCAATAGACATGGCCGCCAAGGTCTCATGGGCTTCCAGGTTTGTTCGAAAGATCCCATTAGAGGACGTCTATGTGGGATTGTGTCTGCGCGTGCTTGGTGTAAGGCCTGTCTACGCGAGAAGCTGGCTGGAATTCAGGAACCTCTTTGAAATCCGGGATCTCGACTATGACAGATGCACTTTTGCCAGACTTGTTCTCGCCCACGGCTTTCAGCCTTCCCGCTTGCGACAAGTTTGGCAGGATTTCTCGCTAGGCTATAAAAGCTGCTGGCTAAATTGGCCATTTAACAAATAG